In Candidatus Bathyanammoxibius amoris, the following are encoded in one genomic region:
- a CDS encoding NAD+ synthase, which translates to MKIALAQINPTVAAFDKNVELITTAIEKAKRLEADLVVFPEMAVMGSPAKDLLENPKLIQENLEALEMVASKTSGIAAVVGFVDRDKNKGSKTIYNAAAFIEYGRITSVHHKSVLTSYDIYDEDRYFEQGPALSTIHFNGRNIGITIGDELLGDPAPVKRLISQGARLIINIAATPYSMDDYAARVKVLSGCAASCNVDLVYVNKVGGNDTLVYDGRSCVLDHWGRLVARARDFEEDLVVVDLKGPLKELPAEQVEPIEAVYKALVLGLRDYAGKCGFKTVIVGLSGGIDSGVVVPLAVAALGSENVTAVTMPSPFSSKEGVEDSKKLAENLGITLSEIPIKGLYDKYLEDLFDAFMGTSPGLAEENIQARIRGNILMALSNKFGHLLVATGNKSELACGYCTLYGDLSGGFAVIADVPKTMVYELADYINRDREIIPRGIITRAPSAELRPNQIDQDSLPEYDTLDGILKAYVEELKTVDEIVSMGYDEPTVRHVIEMIDKNEYKREQAPPALRITSKAFGHGRRMPIAQGYRYNKEK; encoded by the coding sequence ATGAAGATTGCACTGGCACAAATTAACCCTACCGTGGCGGCGTTCGATAAGAATGTTGAACTCATCACGACGGCCATAGAAAAGGCCAAACGTCTTGAGGCGGACCTGGTCGTATTCCCGGAGATGGCCGTTATGGGCTCACCGGCGAAAGACCTCCTTGAAAACCCGAAGCTGATACAAGAGAATCTTGAGGCCCTTGAGATGGTGGCCTCAAAGACCTCGGGCATAGCCGCCGTAGTCGGTTTTGTTGACAGAGATAAGAACAAGGGCTCAAAGACCATCTACAATGCCGCGGCGTTTATAGAATACGGCCGGATAACGTCCGTACACCACAAATCCGTGCTAACCTCCTATGACATTTATGATGAGGACAGGTACTTTGAGCAAGGCCCGGCCCTCTCTACGATACATTTTAACGGTAGGAACATCGGCATTACTATCGGGGATGAGTTACTTGGAGACCCGGCCCCGGTAAAGAGGTTGATAAGTCAGGGCGCGAGGCTGATTATAAACATAGCTGCCACTCCGTATTCGATGGACGATTATGCGGCCAGAGTGAAGGTCCTTTCCGGGTGTGCGGCATCCTGCAACGTCGACCTTGTGTACGTGAACAAGGTGGGCGGAAACGACACGCTGGTCTATGACGGTCGCAGTTGCGTGTTAGACCACTGGGGCAGGCTGGTGGCCAGGGCCAGGGATTTTGAAGAGGATCTGGTGGTGGTAGACCTTAAAGGGCCGCTGAAGGAGCTGCCGGCGGAACAGGTCGAACCCATAGAGGCCGTCTATAAGGCCCTGGTGCTGGGTCTGAGGGATTATGCGGGAAAGTGCGGGTTCAAGACGGTGATTGTCGGCCTTAGCGGCGGCATCGATTCGGGGGTAGTGGTGCCTCTGGCGGTTGCGGCCCTTGGCAGTGAGAACGTAACAGCCGTGACAATGCCTTCACCGTTTTCCTCAAAAGAGGGTGTCGAGGATTCAAAAAAACTTGCAGAGAACCTGGGCATAACCCTGAGTGAGATACCCATCAAGGGTTTGTATGACAAGTACCTGGAGGACTTGTTTGACGCGTTTATGGGCACTTCACCCGGCCTGGCGGAGGAGAATATCCAGGCCAGGATAAGGGGCAACATACTCATGGCTTTATCCAACAAATTCGGCCACCTATTGGTGGCTACCGGTAACAAGAGTGAGCTTGCCTGCGGCTATTGCACCCTTTATGGTGACCTCTCCGGCGGGTTTGCGGTAATAGCAGACGTACCCAAGACCATGGTCTACGAGCTTGCAGACTATATCAACCGTGACAGAGAAATTATCCCAAGGGGTATCATTACAAGGGCTCCATCTGCCGAGCTCAGGCCCAACCAGATCGACCAGGACAGCCTGCCGGAGTATGACACGCTGGACGGCATTTTGAAGGCGTACGTGGAAGAGTTGAAGACTGTGGATGAAATCGTGTCTATGGGTTATGATGAGCCAACGGTCAGGCATGTCATTGAAATGATTGATAAAAACGAGTATAAGAGGGAGCAGGCCCCCCCTGCCCTGAGGATAACGTCCAAGGCTTTCGGGCATGGCAGGAGAATGCCCATAGCCCAGGGTTATAGATACAATAAGGAAAAATAA
- a CDS encoding response regulator → MPKKYILIIEDEKDLVELIQYNLEKEGFKVVYAYDGEGGLQIARSRHPSLVLLDLMLPRLDGLEVCRRLKQDPKTADIPIIILSVKDSEADVVAGLELGVDDYVTKPFSPRILTSRVKAVLRRPERDARSKKFIKVDGLVIDTARHEVSLNGKSIPLTVTEFKLLHYLAERPGRVFTRDDLMSGVLGEHSVVVDRTIDVHVASLRKKLGKYAPYIVTVRGVGYRFKD, encoded by the coding sequence ATGCCAAAGAAATACATTCTCATAATAGAAGACGAGAAGGACCTGGTGGAGCTGATACAGTACAACCTTGAAAAAGAGGGTTTCAAGGTGGTGTACGCCTATGACGGAGAGGGGGGGCTCCAGATTGCCAGGAGCAGGCATCCATCGCTCGTGCTCCTCGACCTGATGTTGCCCAGGCTCGACGGCCTTGAGGTTTGCAGGAGACTCAAGCAAGACCCCAAGACGGCCGACATACCAATCATAATCCTGTCGGTCAAGGATTCTGAGGCCGATGTCGTAGCGGGTCTTGAGCTGGGCGTGGACGATTACGTCACAAAACCCTTCAGCCCCAGAATCCTCACGTCCAGGGTGAAGGCGGTGTTGAGGAGGCCGGAGAGAGATGCAAGGTCCAAAAAATTTATAAAGGTAGACGGTCTTGTCATCGATACGGCGCGGCATGAGGTTTCATTGAACGGGAAAAGCATACCGCTCACCGTAACAGAGTTCAAACTCCTCCACTACCTGGCCGAGAGGCCGGGGAGGGTGTTTACCAGGGACGACCTGATGAGTGGTGTCCTGGGTGAGCACTCTGTGGTGGTAGACAGGACCATTGACGTACACGTTGCCTCCCTCCGCAAGAAACTGGGCAAGTATGCCCCGTATATAGTGACGGTGCGTGGTGTAGGCTATAGGTTCAAGGATTAG
- a CDS encoding SAM-dependent chlorinase/fluorinase, with amino-acid sequence MSKGKAIALLTDFGLDDGYVGTMKAVIAGINPGALVIDLCHGVRPQDVMGGAFLLSSSYKFFPDGTIFVAVVDPGVGGERKIVCVQTHRYIFLAPDNGILGPIVAREKVLSLVEVSNPEFFLPEISDTFHGRDVFAPVAAHLSLGVKPEELGGSLKGLLKKVNLPAPETSPDGTLVGEVIHVDHFGNLITNIDHGLVRRSESHVSSVTVGGKKIGKLSTTYQDGRPGEPLALFGSSGHLEVAVNCGSASESLNCSRGDKVSVAFDGD; translated from the coding sequence ATGTCTAAAGGTAAAGCGATAGCCCTGCTCACGGACTTCGGCCTCGACGACGGCTACGTCGGCACGATGAAGGCCGTCATCGCCGGTATCAACCCCGGGGCACTTGTAATAGACCTCTGCCACGGCGTCCGGCCGCAAGACGTCATGGGGGGTGCGTTCTTGCTAAGTTCTTCCTACAAATTCTTTCCGGACGGCACTATCTTCGTGGCCGTCGTGGACCCCGGCGTAGGGGGGGAGAGAAAGATTGTGTGCGTTCAGACGCACAGATACATCTTCCTCGCACCCGATAACGGTATCCTCGGACCAATTGTGGCCCGGGAAAAGGTGCTGTCACTGGTGGAGGTTTCTAACCCGGAGTTTTTTCTGCCTGAAATAAGTGACACGTTTCACGGCAGGGACGTCTTTGCACCCGTTGCCGCGCACCTGTCGCTGGGCGTTAAACCTGAGGAGTTGGGGGGCAGCCTGAAAGGATTGTTGAAGAAGGTGAACCTTCCTGCACCCGAGACCTCTCCAGACGGCACCCTGGTCGGAGAGGTGATCCACGTGGACCATTTCGGAAACCTGATTACCAACATTGACCATGGTCTGGTTAGAAGGTCTGAATCGCACGTCTCGTCTGTAACTGTTGGCGGCAAGAAAATCGGTAAATTAAGCACCACATATCAGGACGGCCGTCCGGGCGAGCCGCTCGCGCTCTTTGGCAGCTCCGGACATCTCGAGGTGGCCGTAAACTGCGGCAGCGCAAGCGAATCACTAAATTGCTCCAGGGGGGACAAAGTGAGTGTGGCGTTTGATGGGGACTAG
- a CDS encoding FxLYD domain-containing protein has product MAALFLFMLLGSRDGLLMADDSQARIMEKIIALEETLQELMSQIKDVDRRVTALEKGLPARRGGPKAAKPRKIPSTKKSKKLIDIGQGFYVTNLEYKGIVENTIFTGKLENSGTKNYQFVLIKMVVYGEKGRPLGDNVLNITDVPTGTTKPFKITIYGVNARDVADFDIKFVKGF; this is encoded by the coding sequence ATGGCGGCGTTGTTTCTGTTTATGCTTCTGGGTTCGCGTGATGGTTTATTGATGGCTGATGACTCTCAGGCCAGGATTATGGAGAAGATAATTGCCCTGGAGGAGACCTTGCAGGAGCTTATGTCGCAGATAAAGGACGTTGACAGGCGGGTAACGGCCCTGGAGAAGGGTCTGCCGGCGCGGCGCGGGGGACCAAAGGCGGCGAAGCCCAGAAAGATACCGTCTACGAAGAAGTCGAAAAAGCTGATAGATATAGGGCAGGGGTTTTATGTAACTAATTTAGAGTACAAAGGCATAGTCGAAAACACCATCTTCACCGGGAAACTGGAAAACAGCGGCACAAAGAATTACCAGTTCGTGCTTATCAAGATGGTGGTCTATGGTGAAAAGGGAAGACCGTTGGGAGACAACGTGCTGAACATTACCGATGTGCCGACGGGTACGACCAAGCCGTTCAAGATTACCATCTACGGCGTTAATGCCAGAGACGTCGCCGATTTTGACATAAAGTTTGTCAAGGGCTTCTGA
- the bioA gene encoding adenosylmethionine--8-amino-7-oxononanoate transaminase, with amino-acid sequence MKKTCLKETHQLEEWNKAYLWHPFTQMKDLLAAEGPIIIKEAEGVTLRDVHGNEYIDGVSSMWCNIHGHRNRHIDKAVKSQLDKMAHSTLLGLSNVPAVRLAKRLVEITPGGLNKVFYSDNGSTAVEVALKMSFQYRQQTGSPLKQRFIALDYSYHGDTLGAVSAGGIQSFHELYKPLLFDVTFAPAPYCYRCPLHRDSSETCRLACLEKLEEIMKENSRETTALIMEPLVQGAGGMIVHPPGFLKGVRELCDRYDVLLIADEVMTGFGRTGRMFACEHEDVSPDIMCLSKGINGGYMPLAATLATDRIFEAFLGDSGRTFYHGHTYTGHPLGCAAALASLELFEDEDVLEKLQPKIKLLTECLNGFNELESVGDVRQLGLIAGIELVKDKRTKKMYPPEEEVGQRVILEARKRGAFLRPLDDIIVIMPPLSITTDKLTELTGIVYESIEAATARTR; translated from the coding sequence ATGAAAAAGACTTGTCTAAAAGAAACCCATCAACTGGAAGAATGGAATAAGGCATATCTCTGGCACCCGTTTACCCAGATGAAGGACCTCCTGGCGGCGGAAGGGCCCATCATAATAAAAGAAGCGGAGGGTGTGACCCTGAGGGACGTTCACGGAAACGAGTACATAGACGGCGTATCCTCAATGTGGTGCAACATCCACGGCCACCGCAACAGGCACATAGATAAAGCCGTGAAGTCGCAACTGGATAAAATGGCGCACTCCACCCTGTTGGGCCTGTCCAACGTGCCCGCGGTGAGACTGGCAAAGAGGCTGGTAGAGATAACGCCCGGAGGGCTGAACAAGGTGTTTTATTCAGACAACGGATCTACCGCCGTAGAGGTGGCGCTGAAGATGTCGTTCCAATACCGGCAGCAGACGGGTTCACCACTGAAACAGAGGTTTATCGCCCTGGATTACAGTTACCACGGCGATACGCTGGGGGCCGTAAGTGCAGGCGGGATACAATCATTTCACGAGCTTTATAAACCGCTGCTCTTCGACGTCACATTTGCCCCCGCGCCCTACTGCTACAGGTGTCCCCTGCACAGGGATTCCAGTGAGACGTGCAGGCTGGCCTGCCTGGAGAAGCTAGAAGAGATAATGAAGGAAAACAGCCGTGAGACCACCGCATTAATCATGGAACCGCTCGTGCAGGGGGCGGGCGGGATGATAGTACATCCCCCCGGTTTTTTAAAAGGTGTCAGGGAGTTGTGCGACAGATATGACGTCTTGCTGATTGCTGACGAGGTAATGACCGGCTTCGGCAGGACGGGCAGGATGTTCGCCTGCGAGCACGAAGACGTGTCACCGGACATTATGTGCCTTTCCAAAGGCATTAACGGGGGTTACATGCCGCTCGCCGCCACCCTCGCGACGGACAGGATATTTGAGGCGTTCCTGGGGGACAGCGGCAGGACGTTCTACCACGGCCACACGTACACGGGACACCCGCTGGGGTGTGCCGCCGCCCTTGCCAGTCTTGAGTTGTTCGAGGATGAGGATGTACTCGAAAAACTTCAGCCGAAGATAAAACTTCTTACAGAGTGTTTGAACGGGTTCAATGAATTAGAGTCCGTCGGTGACGTCCGCCAGCTGGGCCTTATCGCCGGGATTGAGCTGGTGAAAGACAAGAGGACGAAGAAAATGTATCCGCCGGAGGAAGAAGTGGGGCAGAGGGTGATACTGGAGGCAAGGAAGAGAGGGGCGTTTTTAAGACCTCTGGACGACATAATTGTAATCATGCCGCCGTTATCCATAACCACGGATAAGTTGACGGAACTGACGGGTATAGTATATGAGTCTATTGAGGCGGCCACGGCACGTACGCGCTAA
- a CDS encoding phosphopantothenoylcysteine decarboxylase — protein MNTLSGKKVLVTSGPTRVPLDDVRFISSRSSGRLGVEIARELVSRGAEVTFLYGSGSMRPDSDEGKGVRLIEVETVDELIRAVKDLGQEAYDAIFHAMAVSDFAPENTRTGKVSTREEEAWEIRLVKTPKVIGLIRETWPGAILAGFKLEAGRGRKELLVEKARELISSSGADLVIANDLTEIKGDRHVAYIVSKTGEAVETAHTKKEIAAKLVRLTEDRLR, from the coding sequence ATGAACACACTTTCAGGCAAAAAGGTATTGGTGACTTCCGGGCCCACCAGGGTGCCGCTGGACGACGTGCGCTTCATTAGCTCCAGGTCGTCAGGCAGGCTGGGCGTGGAGATTGCGCGTGAACTCGTCTCGCGGGGCGCCGAGGTAACCTTTCTCTATGGTTCCGGCAGTATGCGGCCCGACTCTGACGAAGGAAAAGGAGTGCGCCTTATAGAGGTGGAGACGGTTGACGAACTGATAAGGGCCGTGAAGGATTTGGGGCAAGAGGCATACGATGCGATATTCCATGCCATGGCCGTCTCCGACTTTGCCCCTGAGAACACGAGAACGGGAAAGGTCTCAACACGGGAAGAAGAGGCATGGGAGATAAGACTGGTTAAGACGCCGAAAGTAATCGGCCTTATCAGGGAGACCTGGCCGGGCGCTATACTGGCGGGCTTTAAGCTTGAGGCGGGCCGGGGCCGGAAAGAGTTATTGGTCGAAAAGGCCAGGGAACTGATATCAAGCTCGGGCGCGGACCTTGTCATTGCCAACGACCTTACTGAGATTAAGGGAGACCGGCACGTGGCCTACATCGTCTCCAAAACGGGCGAGGCGGTGGAGACCGCTCATACGAAGAAGGAAATAGCCGCCAAACTGGTGAGACTTACGGAGGACAGGCTTCGCTGA
- a CDS encoding nicotinate phosphoribosyltransferase, producing the protein MREPKSLFITDDNIGLATDLYQLTMAAGYFQNDVNTRATFELFVRKMPENRSFLVAAGLEQALHYLKTLRFSEGSIDYLRRHPSFKGVGKKFFDYLGDFRFSGDVYAMPEGTVAFAEEPLLRVTAPMIEAQVVETYLLATINYQTLVASKAARVVLAARGGEVTDFGSRRAHGPQAGVLAARACFIGGCTSTSNVLAGRELGIPVLGTMAHSWVMAFDTEEEAFRRFYKVFPENTALLIDTYDTVRGAHLAKRVVTKDRLLSVRLDSGDLLELSKKVRKILDDDGLTHVKIMASGDLNEYLIDKLLKGGAPIDIFGVGTEMVTSRDQPALGGIYKLVEQERDGKMTPRMKFSEDKVFYPSRKQVCRLSDRNGVYTHDVLCLENETCGGVPLLERVVEKGEITVDLPGIKEIQDRARESISRLPEGLKDVRSSQAYTVRKSERLEELRRHTEEGLKEANKSQAITIKK; encoded by the coding sequence GTGAGAGAACCAAAATCCCTATTTATTACAGATGACAACATCGGTCTCGCTACGGACCTGTACCAGCTTACCATGGCGGCCGGGTATTTTCAAAATGATGTAAACACCCGGGCCACGTTTGAGCTGTTTGTGAGGAAGATGCCGGAAAACCGTTCGTTTCTGGTTGCGGCGGGGCTTGAACAGGCCCTTCATTATTTAAAGACGCTGAGGTTTTCTGAGGGTTCCATAGACTATCTGAGACGGCATCCGTCGTTTAAGGGGGTGGGGAAGAAATTTTTTGATTATCTGGGGGATTTCCGTTTCAGCGGAGACGTGTACGCCATGCCTGAAGGCACGGTGGCCTTTGCGGAGGAGCCGCTATTAAGGGTGACCGCGCCGATGATAGAGGCCCAGGTGGTGGAGACGTATCTACTGGCGACGATAAATTACCAGACCCTGGTGGCGTCCAAGGCGGCCCGCGTGGTGCTTGCGGCCAGGGGCGGGGAGGTGACCGACTTTGGCAGCCGCAGGGCGCACGGCCCGCAGGCAGGGGTGCTTGCGGCCAGGGCTTGTTTTATCGGCGGGTGTACCTCCACGTCCAACGTGCTTGCCGGGCGCGAACTGGGGATACCCGTCCTTGGCACCATGGCGCACTCATGGGTCATGGCCTTTGATACCGAGGAAGAGGCGTTCCGCCGCTTCTACAAGGTCTTTCCTGAGAATACAGCGCTGCTTATAGATACCTACGACACCGTCAGGGGTGCACACCTTGCAAAACGGGTAGTCACAAAGGACCGGCTCCTGTCCGTCAGGCTTGACAGCGGCGACCTGCTGGAATTGAGCAAGAAGGTCAGAAAGATACTGGATGACGACGGCCTTACTCACGTAAAAATCATGGCAAGTGGCGACCTTAACGAGTATCTTATAGACAAACTCCTCAAGGGGGGCGCGCCGATAGACATCTTCGGGGTCGGCACGGAGATGGTGACCTCCAGGGACCAGCCCGCCCTTGGCGGCATATACAAACTTGTGGAGCAGGAACGGGATGGTAAGATGACACCAAGGATGAAGTTCAGCGAGGACAAGGTCTTTTATCCCTCAAGGAAACAGGTCTGCCGGTTATCTGACAGGAACGGTGTTTACACGCACGACGTACTTTGTCTGGAAAATGAGACATGCGGGGGAGTTCCCCTCCTGGAGCGTGTCGTTGAGAAGGGGGAGATTACAGTAGACCTGCCCGGTATAAAAGAGATCCAGGACAGGGCCAGAGAGTCTATATCCCGTCTGCCTGAGGGGCTTAAGGACGTCAGGAGCTCTCAAGCTTATACCGTAAGAAAGAGTGAGCGGCTCGAGGAGCTCAGAAGACATACGGAAGAGGGCCTTAAAGAGGCCAATAAATCCCAGGCGATTACGATAAAGAAATGA
- a CDS encoding DUF2148 domain-containing protein has translation MVEEIRGLRVAAELAAVAARTAPKSRGEDFVKIAIVEGDELKRLADAMVDYGVKKGNKGFERDGGNVRDSAAMLLIGLKDATQLGLNCGACGFPTCDELKAKEVEEFKGPQCAWRHQDLGIAVGSVVKTLSILNIDNRIMYRAGVAARKYGFCDWDMVMGIPMSVTGKNIFFDRKA, from the coding sequence ATGGTGGAAGAGATTCGTGGTCTGAGGGTGGCGGCGGAACTCGCGGCCGTAGCGGCGCGCACGGCACCCAAATCAAGGGGTGAAGATTTTGTAAAGATAGCTATCGTGGAGGGTGATGAGCTCAAGCGGCTTGCCGACGCCATGGTGGATTACGGTGTTAAGAAGGGCAACAAGGGCTTTGAAAGGGACGGCGGCAACGTGCGCGATTCGGCGGCCATGCTCCTTATCGGCCTGAAGGACGCCACGCAGCTTGGGCTCAACTGCGGCGCCTGCGGCTTCCCGACCTGCGACGAGCTCAAGGCAAAAGAAGTCGAAGAGTTTAAGGGCCCGCAGTGCGCATGGAGACATCAGGACCTGGGCATAGCAGTGGGCTCGGTCGTAAAGACCCTCAGTATACTTAACATAGACAACCGGATTATGTACCGCGCCGGCGTGGCGGCCAGAAAGTACGGCTTCTGCGACTGGGACATGGTCATGGGCATACCCATGTCAGTCACCGGCAAGAACATCTTCTTCGACAGGAAGGCGTAG
- the amrS gene encoding AmmeMemoRadiSam system radical SAM enzyme codes for MFKHEALFYEPAGGDNRLQCFLCPHRCVIAPGRLGLCGARQNVDGKLYSLIYGRVSSVCADPIEKKPLYHFYPGSAAYSIGSLGCNMRCGDCQNWQIAHAVADKSAERTETLSPEQLVNNAKKSGSQGIAWTYNEPVIWMEYAIDGAKLAKAEGLYTVFVTNGYVEAGALDAIGPYLDAFRVDFKGRFDGSRFYKEVAKIKDPGPILDATIRAKNKWDMHVEVITNVVPGYNDSPEELKEIAGTIKENLGADTPWHVTRFHPYLDLSHLPSTPVEKLEEAWDIGRNAGLNYVYIGNVADHPGENTYCANCAQLLIERLGYYVNIVGLEDKKCRFCDHPFPMVGSI; via the coding sequence ATGTTCAAACACGAAGCCCTGTTTTATGAGCCGGCCGGAGGGGACAACAGGCTGCAGTGTTTTCTCTGTCCGCATCGCTGTGTAATTGCGCCCGGAAGGCTGGGGCTTTGCGGGGCAAGGCAAAATGTCGACGGCAAGCTGTATTCACTCATATACGGACGTGTTTCCTCTGTATGTGCTGACCCAATCGAGAAAAAGCCCCTGTATCACTTCTACCCCGGCAGCGCCGCCTACTCCATAGGCTCGCTGGGCTGCAACATGCGATGCGGTGACTGTCAGAACTGGCAGATTGCCCACGCGGTGGCGGATAAGTCCGCCGAGAGAACAGAAACACTCTCACCCGAACAGCTCGTTAACAATGCCAAGAAGAGCGGTAGCCAGGGTATCGCATGGACTTATAACGAGCCCGTTATATGGATGGAATACGCCATTGACGGCGCAAAGCTGGCAAAGGCAGAGGGACTTTATACGGTCTTTGTTACAAACGGCTACGTGGAGGCCGGGGCGCTGGACGCTATAGGCCCTTATCTTGACGCGTTCCGCGTTGACTTTAAGGGAAGATTCGACGGCAGCCGCTTCTATAAAGAGGTGGCAAAGATAAAAGACCCGGGGCCCATTCTTGATGCCACAATACGCGCAAAGAATAAGTGGGACATGCACGTGGAGGTAATAACAAACGTAGTTCCCGGCTATAACGACAGCCCGGAGGAGCTAAAGGAGATTGCCGGGACCATCAAAGAAAACCTGGGAGCGGATACGCCCTGGCATGTCACCCGGTTCCATCCCTATTTGGATTTATCACACCTGCCGTCTACGCCCGTGGAGAAGCTGGAGGAGGCCTGGGACATAGGACGGAATGCGGGACTGAACTACGTATACATAGGGAACGTGGCAGACCACCCGGGCGAGAATACGTATTGCGCAAACTGCGCACAACTACTCATAGAACGGCTCGGGTACTACGTGAACATAGTGGGACTTGAGGACAAGAAGTGCCGTTTCTGTGACCATCCATTTCCGATGGTGGGAAGTATCTAA
- a CDS encoding MBL fold metallo-hydrolase: MKKLFWLVLFTGLIFWCGVVHASGEVTIKWFGHSCFLIESSQGTKLLTDPMGEETGYDLPDVMPDVITISHEHFDHNYVRPYTNNPVILRGEDFHGRGWQTIKETVKDIEIYNVGTYHDDVQGRRDGKNSVFVFNVDGLKIVHLGDLGHLLSKEQIEAIGKPDVLFIPTGGAYTIEYLEAASVIDQLKPSVVIPMHFKTPDCKFTLFGVKRFLKDKENVRVLGGDTMTVSKDTLPDETEIVVPTYK, translated from the coding sequence ATGAAAAAACTATTCTGGCTGGTATTATTTACTGGTTTAATTTTTTGGTGTGGCGTAGTTCACGCGTCGGGCGAGGTTACTATAAAGTGGTTTGGACATTCATGCTTTCTGATAGAGTCGTCCCAGGGCACGAAGTTGCTTACAGACCCTATGGGTGAGGAGACGGGCTACGACCTGCCCGACGTCATGCCCGACGTAATAACCATCAGCCACGAGCACTTTGACCATAATTACGTGCGTCCTTATACAAACAATCCCGTTATACTGAGAGGCGAAGACTTTCATGGACGCGGCTGGCAGACGATAAAGGAGACCGTAAAAGACATAGAAATCTACAACGTTGGTACGTATCATGATGACGTCCAGGGCAGAAGAGACGGGAAGAACTCCGTCTTTGTGTTTAACGTCGACGGGCTGAAGATAGTTCATCTTGGCGACCTTGGCCACCTGCTCAGTAAGGAGCAGATAGAGGCCATAGGGAAGCCGGACGTACTGTTTATACCCACGGGCGGCGCGTACACAATAGAATACCTGGAGGCGGCGTCGGTTATAGACCAGCTGAAACCGAGCGTAGTAATACCCATGCATTTCAAGACGCCCGACTGCAAATTTACCCTGTTCGGGGTTAAGCGGTTTCTTAAAGACAAGGAAAACGTCCGGGTTCTCGGGGGGGATACCATGACGGTAAGCAAAGACACACTCCCCGACGAAACCGAGATCGTAGTCCCAACTTATAAGTAA
- a CDS encoding ATP-binding protein, producing the protein MAAKLQENFPELVRERDRLTATLSSMTEGVLAVDRKGKAFLINRAACKMFGLNRKKTMGRYIREVFDNEKLNTLIKETLISGNVHKFESTDLIPGKRIFRLHVIPIRESNTELGVAIIAHDITELKKLEKMRVDFVANVSHELKTPLASIKGFVETLKDGALEEPENARKFLSIIERHTNRLNNLVGDLLSLSKIESGQIPLELKKTKLRPFINKIIGTFDDHILEKKHTVTVDIPEGLTSIYADVTLLDQALANLLDNAIKYTPSRGEITISANEKNGQVELSVSDTGIGIPEAKLARIFERFYRVDKARSREVGGTGLGLAIVKHIALAHGGTVFAGSKPGHGSTFTITFPKSGS; encoded by the coding sequence ATGGCAGCAAAATTGCAGGAAAATTTTCCGGAACTGGTCCGTGAAAGGGACAGGCTTACCGCCACCCTCTCGAGCATGACGGAAGGGGTACTTGCGGTAGACAGGAAGGGGAAGGCGTTCCTCATTAACAGGGCCGCCTGTAAGATGTTCGGTCTTAACCGCAAAAAGACCATGGGCAGGTATATCCGTGAGGTCTTCGATAATGAAAAGTTAAATACACTTATAAAGGAGACGCTGATAAGCGGCAATGTCCATAAGTTTGAGAGCACAGACCTTATTCCAGGCAAGAGGATATTCCGCCTGCACGTAATACCCATAAGGGAGTCTAATACTGAACTGGGGGTTGCCATAATAGCCCACGACATTACCGAGCTGAAGAAACTCGAGAAGATGCGGGTGGACTTTGTGGCAAACGTTTCCCACGAGCTTAAGACGCCGCTGGCCTCCATAAAGGGGTTCGTGGAGACACTAAAGGACGGCGCGCTTGAAGAGCCGGAGAACGCCCGAAAATTCCTCTCTATTATTGAAAGGCACACCAACCGCTTAAACAACCTGGTTGGCGACCTCCTCAGCCTCTCAAAGATAGAATCGGGGCAGATTCCACTGGAACTGAAAAAGACAAAGCTCCGGCCGTTTATAAACAAGATCATCGGGACCTTTGACGACCATATCCTCGAAAAGAAACATACCGTTACGGTGGACATACCGGAAGGTCTGACTTCTATATATGCCGATGTGACCCTGCTGGACCAGGCCCTGGCAAATCTTCTGGATAACGCCATAAAGTATACACCGTCTCGCGGGGAAATAACCATCTCAGCGAACGAAAAGAACGGGCAGGTGGAACTATCCGTTTCTGATACCGGGATTGGTATACCGGAGGCAAAACTTGCCCGTATTTTTGAACGTTTTTATCGGGTAGACAAGGCACGCTCCAGGGAAGTGGGCGGTACGGGTCTCGGGCTTGCCATCGTAAAACACATCGCGCTGGCTCACGGGGGAACAGTCTTTGCCGGGAGCAAGCCGGGCCACGGCAGCACCTTTACCATTACCTTCCCAAAGTCAGGCAGTTGA